The Pseudodesulfovibrio sediminis genome includes the window GACCCAAAGAAGGAAAAGATTGAATCCTCGATAGAGCATATGAAGGAAAATCCCTTCATAACTCTCCCGCTTCAGGCGTACAAAACACGTCGAAACATGCTTCTTGTCGCAAGCATTTGTCTCTTTCAAGCTTGCTATGGGCAACTCGGTGGCATGTTTACCGTATTTGGCAACACTCTGACTTTCCCCAAAATCCATTTTAACTTTCTTTTGATCTGCATAAGTGCTTATTTTATTAGTTACTTTGTCATGCTGTGCTGGCCTGCCAAAATGGAATGGCAATTGCGATGCACAGGAATCTCTTCCATGTTTTGGGATGACACCCCGAAAAAGATTACAGCTTACCAGGTGATAGATAGTATTAGAGAGAGCGGGAAACCTGAAGAAAAGGCACTGCAAGAGCTTCTGGATCGGCTCGCTGCTTTTGAAGCAACCTTTTGGGACCATCAAAAAGCTTGTTGGCGTAGTTTCCACATTTGGGAGTTTGGAGGCCCTTTGCTTCTGAGCCTCTCTGGCACTCTGGGGCTGCTTGGTCGAATTGTATTCGATCTCTTTTTGCGGTGTCCGGCAGTTCGTTAAATTCATTGGAGTCTACCTACTATCAATAGTACGCACCAATCCAGCCAACAAAAAAAAGACCCCGCCGAAAATCGGCGAGGCCTATATATTTCTTTCTAGCCGTGAGGCTTGTGAGAGTGGTGTAGCTGTGCATTTTCTCGGGTGCTCTTCAACCGGAGGCGTAGCCTAGCTACGGTGAGGATTGAAGAGTACCCGCTATACCTGAGGCATAAGATCTTGTACGGCTCGAAGACTCGCCTACAATTCACTTAAAATGTGCAGATGCGCCGCTATCGCAAGCCGCCGCTAAACATTAAACAGGAAGTGGACTACATCGCCATCCTTCATGACGTAGTCCTTGCCTTCGACTTTGAGGACGCCCTCGGAACGGCATTTGGATTCTGAGCCGAACTTCACGTAATTATCGTAGCTGATGACCTCGGCGCGAATGAAACCGCGCTCGAAATCGGTGTGAATGACACCGGCTGCCTGCGGGGCCTTGTCGCCGTCGTGGATGGTCCAGGCGCGGACTTCCTTCACACCGGCAGTGAAATAGCTGATCAGGCCCAGCGAGTGGAAGCCGGTACGGATGATCTGATGCAGGCCGGATTCCTCAATGCCGTAGGATTCGAGAAATTCCTTTTGCTCTTCCTCGTCGAGACCGACCAGTTCTTCTTCCATCTTGGCGGAAATCTTGACGAACTCGGCGCCACGTTCAGCGGCCAGCGCCTTGACTGACGCCACATACTCGTTGTCTTCGGCCACACCGTCTTCATCGACATTGGCGCAATAGATGACGTTCTTGGCCGTGATCAGATGCAGCTCGGCAAGCAGGTCACCAAGCGCCTTGTGCTCACCGGGGAACGTGCTGGCAGGCTGCCCTTCGTTCATGTGGGCGATGAGTTGCTTGGCCACCTCGATCTTCGGAGCCAGGGTCTTGTCGCCCTTGAGTTGCTTTTCCATGCGCTCCAAACGATTGTCCAGAACCTGAACATCAGCGAGGATCAGTTCGGTTTCGATCACCTCGATGTCGCGGATCGGGTCCACCGAGTTGGACACGTGGATGACGTCGTCATCATCAAAGCAACGGACCACGTGCAGAATAGCCTGTGTCTCACGGATATTGCCCAGAAATTTATTGCCAAGTCCTTCGCCCTTGCTGGCACCGGCCACCAGACCGGCGATATCCACGAAATCGACCGTGGAACTCTGCACCCGTTGGGGTTTGACCAGATCGGACAACACTTCAAGGCGGCTGTCCGGCACCGGCACCACAGCCTTGTTCGGCTCAATGGTACAGAATGCATAGTTGGCACTCTCGGCGTTTTGCGCCTTGGTGAGTGCATTGAACAAAGTGGATTTGCCGACATTGGGCAGGCCGACGATACCTATACTGAGTGACATGGCAGCTCCTGAAAAAAAATGAATTGCCGGAAAAGAACGTCTCCAGCGCGAGCACTCACTACATCTCTTCCCGGAATCATGCAAGCTTCTCCCGCTCGCACTCAAAATTCACCCCGAAAAGGCGTGTAGTCAGGGCCAACCACCATCCGCGCAAGGTGTGGCACAACCAGTCCGACCCAGCCTATGATGCCATTGATAGAGACAGCACTGGCAGTGATGACAGTCACGGCCACCACCACGCCTAGACGTAATCTGCCAGCCTCCACGCCCAATGCCCGGGCCTCTTCATCGCGCCCCTCTCCGCCGGTAATGCAACGCATATCAGATCAAAAAAAATGAGGAAGAAAAGGCTGTTAGTGGACCTTTTCTCCCTCATCGAACTGTCCCGATGCGAGGCGCTCATTCAAGAGGAGCGTCACAATTTACTGTCTACGAATCACTGTATTGGCCGCCTGGCTTCCACGGTCATGCCGGGCTTGAGATCATACTCCTTGCCGAAGATTTCAACCGGCACGATCTTGTCGCCCGTATGGTAGGCGGTCATGTTCACCCGGTCTGCCTCGATAACCAGATCAAACCAGATGGAGCGCCAGATAAAGCTCAGTTTCATCTCGCCCCAATGGGGAGGTAAATCCGGGTCCACCTTCATCGGCATGGAGGACAGGTTCAACCCGGCGAAGTCCTGTTTAAGGACCTCCAGGGTTCCTGCCATGACACCGGTGTGCACGCCCTCGACAGTGGTGCCGCCTTGGGTGTCATTGATATCTGACTCCATGGCCTCCATGAACCAATCCCATGATATTTCACTGGAGTAGATGTACTTGGAAATAACCGCATGTACAACCTTGGACAATGTTGAGCCATGGGATGTCCGCTTCTCGTAGAAGTCGTAGTTGGCCTCCAGCAACGACAGCGGATTGTCCACGTTGTGTCCCAACTGAGTCAGAATGCGAGCCACTTCGTCCGGCTCCAACAGGTACCAGGTCATGAGCGTGTCCGCCTGCTTGGCGACCTTGTAATGATCCGGATTGTCTCCTTCGGCCTTGAGAATCCGATCCATGCGGTGGATGGAATAGAACCGCTTGCGATACCCGTCCCAATCCAGCTCATCCAGATCCATATAGCCGTCAAACTGACTGATGATCCCGTCTTCGTTCATGATCACGTTGAGTTTGGTCGTCATTTCCCGCCACTTGAAGATTTCCTCTTCTGTCAAACCGATCTTGGCCACAACCTGCGCGCGCACCTTGGGCGGCAACTCGTCAAGAATGGCGAGCGATTTTTCGAGCAGCCAGACCACCATTATATTGGTGTAGGCATTGTCGCGCA containing:
- the ychF gene encoding redox-regulated ATPase YchF, with product MSLSIGIVGLPNVGKSTLFNALTKAQNAESANYAFCTIEPNKAVVPVPDSRLEVLSDLVKPQRVQSSTVDFVDIAGLVAGASKGEGLGNKFLGNIRETQAILHVVRCFDDDDVIHVSNSVDPIRDIEVIETELILADVQVLDNRLERMEKQLKGDKTLAPKIEVAKQLIAHMNEGQPASTFPGEHKALGDLLAELHLITAKNVIYCANVDEDGVAEDNEYVASVKALAAERGAEFVKISAKMEEELVGLDEEEQKEFLESYGIEESGLHQIIRTGFHSLGLISYFTAGVKEVRAWTIHDGDKAPQAAGVIHTDFERGFIRAEVISYDNYVKFGSESKCRSEGVLKVEGKDYVMKDGDVVHFLFNV
- a CDS encoding iron chelate uptake ABC transporter family permease subunit, whose amino-acid sequence is MRCITGGEGRDEEARALGVEAGRLRLGVVVAVTVITASAVSINGIIGWVGLVVPHLARMVVGPDYTPFRGEF